In Microcaecilia unicolor chromosome 1, aMicUni1.1, whole genome shotgun sequence, the following are encoded in one genomic region:
- the C1H15orf40 gene encoding UPF0235 protein C15orf40 homolog isoform X1 gives MLLRGLWRGTSSMSSKGKQQSKKVVKPPASGPVGIDKNGCVTIAIHAKPGSKLNAITDVTAEAVGVAIAAPPSDGEANAELCRYLSKVLELKKSEIVLDKGGKSRDKVVKLLVSSTPEAVLEKLKKEAAAK, from the exons ATGCTGCTGCGGGGTTTGTGGCGAGGGACGTCAAGCATGAGCTCGAAG gGGAAACAGCAGAGCAAGAAAGTAGTAAAACCTCCTGCTTCTGGTCCTGTTGGAATTGATAAAAATGGTTGTGTCACTATAGCTATTCATGCTAAACCAGGTTCCAAGTTGAATGCTATTACAG ATGTGACGGCAGAGGCTGTAGGTGTGGCGATTGCTGCACCTCCTTCAGATGGAGAAGCCAATGCAGAGTTATGCCGTTATCTTTCTAAGGTTCTAGAATTAAAGAAGAGTGAAATTGTTTTAGATAAG GGTGGTAAATCACGTGATAAAGTAGTGAAACTTCTTGTCTCAAGTACTCCAGAAGCTGTGCTAGAAAAGCTGAAAAAAGAAGCTGCTGCCAAGTGA
- the C1H15orf40 gene encoding UPF0235 protein C15orf40 homolog isoform X2 — protein MLLRGLWRGTSSMSSKGKQQSKKVVKPPASGPVGIDKNGCVTIAIHAKPDVTAEAVGVAIAAPPSDGEANAELCRYLSKVLELKKSEIVLDKGGKSRDKVVKLLVSSTPEAVLEKLKKEAAAK, from the exons ATGCTGCTGCGGGGTTTGTGGCGAGGGACGTCAAGCATGAGCTCGAAG gGGAAACAGCAGAGCAAGAAAGTAGTAAAACCTCCTGCTTCTGGTCCTGTTGGAATTGATAAAAATGGTTGTGTCACTATAGCTATTCATGCTAAACCAG ATGTGACGGCAGAGGCTGTAGGTGTGGCGATTGCTGCACCTCCTTCAGATGGAGAAGCCAATGCAGAGTTATGCCGTTATCTTTCTAAGGTTCTAGAATTAAAGAAGAGTGAAATTGTTTTAGATAAG GGTGGTAAATCACGTGATAAAGTAGTGAAACTTCTTGTCTCAAGTACTCCAGAAGCTGTGCTAGAAAAGCTGAAAAAAGAAGCTGCTGCCAAGTGA